Proteins found in one Subtercola endophyticus genomic segment:
- a CDS encoding ion channel protein — MSTTEPAPHEEPKSEPHAQPQTAAPDARGSAGTAAAPNAAGVPPIRTLALLAIPAVIIGVVSALILWALEWVSDRLEHYVWSTFPAATGLNPDNGWFIFTILTLSGVAIGLVIWLVPGHGARDSATTELIAPPLKLAVIPSLILVTVLALAGGVSLGPENPIIAINTAVLVALLARLMPKVPADLILLMTAAGTIGALFGTPVAAALLFTGVVAALKSGGALWDRLFLPLAAAGAGALTMGFLGGTSLTVNVPKLGDMQPIYFVEALGVAVAATVLGLVMVFVFPHIHRFFHSLKYPIVYVTLGGIILGVLGAIGGQITLFKGLSQMATLVDDRGNYDFGQLTVITLVKAAALVIAAAAGFRGGRIFPSVFIGVAVGLMASALFPGIPVTLAIAGGVLGVVLAVARDGWLALFVAVGVVGDVTILGLLCVVILPVWLMVSRAPEMLGKYVPGDTVGAPASGSGAVAAGGSA; from the coding sequence ATGAGCACGACCGAGCCGGCGCCGCACGAAGAGCCGAAATCAGAGCCGCACGCCCAGCCGCAGACTGCGGCACCGGATGCACGGGGTTCCGCCGGCACTGCGGCAGCCCCGAACGCGGCGGGCGTACCCCCGATTCGCACCCTGGCCCTGTTGGCGATTCCTGCCGTCATCATCGGGGTCGTCTCCGCGCTGATCTTGTGGGCGCTGGAGTGGGTGTCAGACCGGCTCGAGCACTACGTCTGGTCGACGTTTCCCGCAGCGACGGGCCTGAACCCCGACAACGGCTGGTTCATCTTCACGATCCTCACGCTGTCGGGTGTCGCGATCGGTCTGGTGATTTGGCTCGTACCCGGCCACGGCGCGCGTGACTCCGCCACGACCGAACTGATCGCTCCGCCGTTGAAGCTCGCGGTCATCCCGAGCCTGATTCTCGTGACGGTGCTCGCGCTGGCCGGCGGCGTGAGCCTCGGGCCCGAGAACCCGATCATCGCCATCAACACCGCCGTGCTGGTTGCGCTGCTCGCGCGCCTCATGCCGAAGGTGCCCGCCGACCTCATTCTGCTCATGACAGCGGCCGGAACCATCGGGGCCCTGTTCGGCACCCCCGTCGCCGCGGCCTTGCTGTTCACCGGGGTGGTCGCCGCCCTGAAATCGGGTGGCGCGCTGTGGGATCGCCTCTTTCTGCCCCTGGCAGCCGCCGGAGCGGGCGCCCTCACCATGGGATTTCTCGGCGGAACCTCGCTCACGGTGAACGTGCCCAAGCTGGGCGACATGCAGCCGATCTACTTCGTCGAAGCACTCGGGGTCGCGGTGGCAGCCACCGTGCTCGGGCTGGTGATGGTGTTCGTGTTTCCGCACATCCACCGGTTCTTTCACTCACTCAAGTACCCGATTGTGTATGTGACTCTCGGCGGAATCATCTTGGGTGTGCTCGGCGCGATCGGCGGCCAGATCACCCTGTTCAAGGGGCTGAGTCAGATGGCGACGCTGGTAGATGATCGGGGCAACTACGATTTCGGCCAGCTGACGGTCATCACGCTGGTCAAGGCGGCCGCACTTGTCATTGCCGCGGCTGCCGGTTTTCGCGGTGGCCGCATCTTTCCTTCGGTGTTCATCGGGGTGGCGGTCGGGCTCATGGCGAGCGCGCTGTTCCCCGGCATCCCGGTGACGCTGGCGATCGCCGGCGGGGTGCTCGGGGTCGTTCTCGCCGTTGCTCGCGACGGCTGGCTGGCGCTGTTCGTCGCGGTGGGCGTCGTGGGCGACGTCACGATACTCGGGCTGCTCTGCGTGGTCATTCTGCCGGTGTGGTTGATGGTGTCGCGGGCACCGGAGATGCTGGGCAAGTACGTACCTGGCGACACGGTGGGGGCCCCAGCGAGCGGCAGTGGGGCGGTCGCCGCGGGTGGCTCGGCGTAG
- a CDS encoding SHOCT domain-containing protein, which produces MDFWGIVETFFWSFAFIAYLFALFAIIGDLFRDHKLNGWFKAIWVLFLIFVPFLTALVYLIARGRGMAERSQKAQQQAQSAADSYIRQVAGTTPTDDIAKAKTLLDSGAITQAEYESLKAHALSGTPKA; this is translated from the coding sequence ATGGATTTCTGGGGCATCGTCGAGACGTTCTTCTGGTCGTTCGCGTTCATCGCATACCTGTTCGCGCTTTTCGCGATCATCGGAGACCTTTTTCGCGACCACAAGCTGAACGGCTGGTTCAAGGCGATCTGGGTTCTGTTCCTGATCTTCGTGCCGTTCTTGACCGCTCTGGTGTACCTGATCGCGCGCGGCCGAGGCATGGCCGAACGGTCGCAGAAGGCTCAGCAGCAGGCCCAGTCGGCCGCGGATAGCTACATTCGCCAGGTCGCGGGCACGACTCCGACTGACGACATCGCAAAGGCCAAGACGCTGCTCGACTCCGGCGCTATCACTCAGGCCGAGTACGAGAGCCTCAAGGCGCACGCGCTTTCTGGCACGCCGAAGGCCTGA